GTGCCGGAATATCTCAACGGCCGCGCCTACACGATCTTCGGCGGCACCTCGGAGATCCAGCGCGATATCATCGCGAAGATGATGCTGGGGATTTGAGCGCTTCGGCTCGCTCCTTCGTCATTGCGAGCGCAGCGAAGCAATCCAGACTTTTTCCGCGGAGGGACGCTGGATTGCTTCGCTGCGCTCGCAATGACGGCGTCGAAACAGCGCGGCCCTGATTTCGCACCGCAATCAGGGCTACGCTGAAGTCCTATCCCGCCGCCTTCGCGTCCCTGATCGCCTTCCAGATCTTCTGCGGCGTCAGCGGCGTGTTGAGCTGGGTGATGCCCAGCTCGGCGAGCGCGTCCATCACGCCGTTGGTGACGCAAGGCGGACCGCCGATGGCGCCGGATTCGCCGCAGCCCTTGGCGCCGAGCGGATTGGTGCGGCAGGGAGCGGAATCGTCCAGCGTCACCACGATCGGCGGCACGTCGTCGGCGCGCGGAATGCAATAGTCCTGGTAGCTCGCGGTGAGCAGCTGGCCGTCGGCATCGTACGACACGCCTTCATACAGCGCCTGGCCGATGCCCTGCGCGACGCCGCCATGGATCTGCCCCGTCACCAGCATCGGGTTCACGGCGACGCCGACATCGTCGACGGTGGTGTAGCGCACGACCTTGGAGACGCCGGTCTCGGGGTCGATCTCGACCTCGCAGATATGGGTCCCGTTCGGCCAGCTGGGACCATCGACCTCACCTTCGGAATCGACGCTGAGCTTTGCGCCGCTTTCCTTTTCGGCGAGATCGAACAGGCTGATGCGACGATCGGTGCCGACCACGGTGAGCATGCCGCCCTGATATTCGATGTCCTCGACCGAGGTCTCCAGCACGTTAGCCGCTTTCTCGCGCGCCTTCTGGATCAGATCGGTGGAGGAGACCGCGACGGCCGTGCCGCCGACGAACAGGGAGCGCGAGCCGACGCTGCCAAAGCCCATGGCGAGATCGGTATCGCCTTGCACGACGTCGATCTTGTCCATGGCGATCCCGAGCGTGTCGGAGATCATCTGCGCGTAGGTGGTCTGCAGCCCCTGCCCCATCGCCTGAGTGCCGGAATGCAGCACGACACGGCCTTGCGAGGTCGCCTGCAGCGTGACCTTTTCAGTATGCGCGCGGCCGCCGGTCCATTCGATGTAGGACGTGAGCCCGCGGCCGTAGAGCAGGCCCTTCTTCTTCGCGGCCTTCTTGCGCGCGGCAAAGCCGTCCCAGTCCGCAAGCTTCACGGCGCGATCGAGCATGTGCGCGAAGGCGCCGGAATCGTAAACCTGACCGGCAGCGTTGGTGTAGGGCAGCTGCGCCGGCTTGATGTAGTTCGCTTTCCGGATCGCACGCGGATCCATGCCGATTTTTCGCGCGGCAGCGTCGAACAGGCGCTCGACGATGAAGACAGCCTCGGGACGGCCCGCGCCGCGATAAGCGCCGACCGGCGCGGTGTGGGTCATCACCGACTTGACCTCGAAATGCACCAGCGGCAGGTCATAGACTCCGGTCTGCACGAACGGCCCGAGCACGAGCGGAATGATGTTGGCAGCGCCCGAGGAATAGGCGCCGGTGCAGCCGATCGAGGTGACGCGATAGGCCAGCACCTTGCCTTTTTCATCCAGCGCGAAGGACGCGGTCGAGGTGAGATCACGGCCGTGGGTGCCGCCAACGAATTCGTCGGTGCGGTCGCCGCGCCAGCGGATCTTCTTGTTCAGCTTGGTCGCGACATAGGCGACGATGCCGTCCTCCGGATAGAGATTGGTCTTCTGGCCGAACCCGCCGCCGATATCGCCGACCAGCACGCGCACGCTGTCCTTCGGACGCTTCAGCACGGCTTCGGCAAGCACGTCGCGGGTCGAGGCCGGGGTCTGCGATTGCACATGAAGCAGGAGACGGCCGGTCTTCTTGTCAATCTCGGCAATGGTCGAGCGTGGCTCCATCGCGGAGGGTACCAGGCGCTGGCTGACGAGATCGAGCTCGACCGTGTGGGCGGCCTTGGCAAAAGCCTCGTCGACCTTGGCAGCATCGCCATAGCTCATCGCGCCGACGATGTTGTCGGGCGCCTCAGGCCACACCACCGGCGCGCCGGGTTTCACGGCCTCGACCGGATCGACCACAGCGGGCTGCACGTCGTATTCGACCACGATCGCCTCGGCCGCGCTCTGAGCTTCCGCACGCGACGAAGCCACCACTGCGGCCACGGCCTCGCCGGTGTAACGCACGACCTCATGCGCGAGCAGCCGCCGCGGCGGCACCGTCATCGGCTTGCCATCGGGGCGCTTGAAGATGCTCAACGTCGGAATGGTGCCGACGTCGTCCTTGATCAAATCGGCACCGGTGTAGATCGCAGTGACGCCGGGCATCGATGCGGCAGCGCTGGTGTCGATCGAGACGATGTTCGCATGCGCATGCGGCGAGCGCAGCACGTGCAACCACAGCGCGCCATCTTCCGGCTTGTCGTCGATGAATTGCCCCTTCCCGGTGAGCAGCCGCTGGTCTTCCAAACGCTTGACGGGCTGTCCCGCTCCGAAACGCAAATTGCCGGGAAGAATGTTCATTCCGTGGGGTCCTCAGGGTCTCTTGAAATGCGGGCAGCCTTTTAGCGGATCGAGCCATGCGAGACCAGCCGCGGTTTTAGGCGGCGGGACCACGGATTCGTCATGTCAGGAGGGCTAAGCGAGCTCCTTGAGCGCCGCTTCCACGATTTTGCGTGCCTCGGCCGTCAGCGCGGCCTGCGGCAGGACGGGATCGCCGACATCGTAACCCTGGATCGCAAGGCCAGCCTTGATACAGGCAGCGAGATTGAAACGGGCGAACGCCTCGTTGATGCGCCACACCTTGCGCTGGAGCGCCATGGCCTCGTCCCAGCGGCCGGCCTGGCAGAGATCGTAGAGCTTGACGCTCTGGCGGGGGATGATGCAGGCCGGCCCCGCCATCCAGCCGAGACCGCCGATTAGCATCACCGCAACAGGGATATGGGCGGAGGCCGAGAACACCCGCAAGGCATCGCCGCAGCGGTTCATGATCGAGAGCAGCCGCCCGGTGTTGGTCGAGGCGTCCTTGATGTAGCCGATGCGCGGATGCTCGGCGAGCCGCGCGATGACATCGAGGGTCAGGTCGGAGCGCTGGAATTGCGGATTGGTGTAGATGACCACGGGAATGTCCACGGCATCCGCGATGCTGCGGAAATAGGATTCGACCTGGGCATCATTGAGCGGGAAGTACGCCTCGAGGATCGCCAGGATGCCGTCGGCGCCGAGCTTCTCATAGGCCTTCGCCTGCGCCACGGCATCGGCCGTCGAGGTGGAGGCGACGCCGGCCACGACAGGCACGCGGCCCCTTGCCGCCTCAATCGTGGTCTGCACGATCGCCATGCGCTGCGCGGCATTGAGATAGGCGAACTCGCCGGTCGAGCCGAGCGGCGTCAGCCCATGCACGCCGGCGCCGATCAAATCGTCGCAGAGCCTCGCGAGCACATCGGCCCTCA
This genomic interval from Bradyrhizobium guangzhouense contains the following:
- a CDS encoding xanthine dehydrogenase family protein molybdopterin-binding subunit — protein: MNILPGNLRFGAGQPVKRLEDQRLLTGKGQFIDDKPEDGALWLHVLRSPHAHANIVSIDTSAAASMPGVTAIYTGADLIKDDVGTIPTLSIFKRPDGKPMTVPPRRLLAHEVVRYTGEAVAAVVASSRAEAQSAAEAIVVEYDVQPAVVDPVEAVKPGAPVVWPEAPDNIVGAMSYGDAAKVDEAFAKAAHTVELDLVSQRLVPSAMEPRSTIAEIDKKTGRLLLHVQSQTPASTRDVLAEAVLKRPKDSVRVLVGDIGGGFGQKTNLYPEDGIVAYVATKLNKKIRWRGDRTDEFVGGTHGRDLTSTASFALDEKGKVLAYRVTSIGCTGAYSSGAANIIPLVLGPFVQTGVYDLPLVHFEVKSVMTHTAPVGAYRGAGRPEAVFIVERLFDAAARKIGMDPRAIRKANYIKPAQLPYTNAAGQVYDSGAFAHMLDRAVKLADWDGFAARKKAAKKKGLLYGRGLTSYIEWTGGRAHTEKVTLQATSQGRVVLHSGTQAMGQGLQTTYAQMISDTLGIAMDKIDVVQGDTDLAMGFGSVGSRSLFVGGTAVAVSSTDLIQKAREKAANVLETSVEDIEYQGGMLTVVGTDRRISLFDLAEKESGAKLSVDSEGEVDGPSWPNGTHICEVEIDPETGVSKVVRYTTVDDVGVAVNPMLVTGQIHGGVAQGIGQALYEGVSYDADGQLLTASYQDYCIPRADDVPPIVVTLDDSAPCRTNPLGAKGCGESGAIGGPPCVTNGVMDALAELGITQLNTPLTPQKIWKAIRDAKAAG
- a CDS encoding dihydrodipicolinate synthase family protein, which encodes MTDFRGVFPYLVSPISADGTVRADVLARLCDDLIGAGVHGLTPLGSTGEFAYLNAAQRMAIVQTTIEAARGRVPVVAGVASTSTADAVAQAKAYEKLGADGILAILEAYFPLNDAQVESYFRSIADAVDIPVVIYTNPQFQRSDLTLDVIARLAEHPRIGYIKDASTNTGRLLSIMNRCGDALRVFSASAHIPVAVMLIGGLGWMAGPACIIPRQSVKLYDLCQAGRWDEAMALQRKVWRINEAFARFNLAACIKAGLAIQGYDVGDPVLPQAALTAEARKIVEAALKELA